The region ACGAGTTATTACCATCATGTCGATCACTCTATGAAAGCTGCAATAGCAATTGCATCAGATATGTCTGGTCTTTTTATTTTGACTGCGGTGATGTTAGGCTTTGTTTTACGCGGATTTTATTTCCAGATAGCGTTTAGCGAAGTTGAGATCCTAGAAAATAAAATCCTGATTCATAATCGCGGAAAAGTTAAAGAATATCCAATTGCTTCATTTAGAAAAATTGTAGTTGCAACTCCGCCGCAAGTTCTCTTGTTATCCACCCGCGAACAAAAATATGCCGCTATCGCAGTTTTTAGAAAAGGTTTTCATTTGTTCAGCTCACCTCTAATATTAAGAATTGTACCGATTGAGATTGCGGAAGAATCGGTAATTCAAATAGCTGCTGAATTGAAAATGCCAGCTCAAAAAGCTGGATTAAGTGGTATTAGTCGGAAGATTTCGTAAGAGGAGTCTGTGTGCTTAAAGAAGCTAAAATAAACGCATGGTTATTATTTGGTCCTTATGGCGTTGCGTTTATCTTTCTTCTTATTAGCCCTTTATTATCCGATTACGGCTATTTAAAAGTCCTAATGTCTGTAGGGTTTGCTTTGATACTATTTGCAAAGCTTTCGTTAAAGTTGCGTAGCAAGAAATTGATTGAATGGGGCAGTGGGGATATGACTAGAACAGAAAAAATCATTTACTACTTTGGATATCTGGTATGCCTTCTTGTAATAGTTAATGTTTGTTATATCTATATAATGACTTACTAGCAAAGTTGCCTACGTGAGCCGCAGAGCTGCTTTAGGTATGAAACTGATTACACTCTCCGGCTATGGTTTCTTAAAACTTCGCCGTTTAGCTTCAACCTTAGATCTAATAATACAACCTACAGCGTGATCATTAATAAGCCCCATCGCCTGCATGAAGGCGTACACTGTTGTTGGTCCTACGAACTTCCAGCCTTGTTTCTTTAATGCTTTTGAAAGCGCTATTGATGCTGCCGAGGTTGAAGCCGTTTGAGGTGTTGCAAGATCCTTCTTGTCGGGCTCAAAACTCCAAATATAAGCGGCTAGGGAGCCGTGAGTCCGAACGATTTCTTGCGCCATCTTGGCATTGTTGATGACGGCTTCGATTTTTCCTTTGTGGCGGATAATACCTTCGTCTTTAAGTAATCTTGTGACGTCTTTCTGGGTGAACTTTGCGACCTTGTTGAAATCAAATTGATGAAATGCTTTGCGGAAGTTTTCTCGTTTAGCGAGTATCGTGCGCCAACTTAAACCCGATTGAAATCCTTCGAGAGACAGCTTTTCAAAAAGGCGATAGTCATCGCCAACTGGGAAGCCCCATTCCTCATCATGATACTTTAAAAACTCGGGAGCTGAGGCGCTCCATGTGCAGCGCTTTTTTCTGTCAGGAAAGTGGATGGTCTTGCTCATAGTTTATCGCTTTGGAAAAAGTGAATAAAAAAATCGGGAAAAAAGATTTATGCTTTCAAAAGATCGGCGAAGCGTTCATCTAATTTAGAAGGACTGATCTCTAAGATTTCCGCTTCAACAACTTTCTCAATCACAAAGGGATCTTGATCCACACGCTTTTGAATGATTTCAAAAGAAGAGTTTTTGGCAATAATAGCGCCGCCTAGTTGAGGCTTTATGCCGCCAGCCAGAATGAAGATGCCATCTTCAAATCCTTGCTTCAGCCACTGCATGTGACCTTCCATAAATGCGCCCGCGCGGTCGCGGTTTATAAACTTCAATAAAATGATAAACATGTGTTCCTCTTGTGTGTTTAAGAAATTTTGGATTGCAGCCATTCTTCCATCTGACGAACTTCATTTTTTATAAACTTCTCATCATGGAAAGTATTTGCCAGAGTGGCGATCCCTTGACTGCGCGCAAGGATGTGCAGGGCAAGTTCATCGGCTTCTTTTTTGCAGCCAGCGGCTGCGAATTGCTTACCTAGCCAGGTTCTGAACAAGCTCATCAGTTTGTTCGCGTGAGTCTTAGAGGCATGATCCATTTTTGCAAGTTCCGTACAAAGTGTACCGACGGGACAACCGTATAATTTAATTTTCGCCTGG is a window of Bdellovibrio bacteriovorus DNA encoding:
- a CDS encoding DNA-3-methyladenine glycosylase I, with the translated sequence MSKTIHFPDRKKRCTWSASAPEFLKYHDEEWGFPVGDDYRLFEKLSLEGFQSGLSWRTILAKRENFRKAFHQFDFNKVAKFTQKDVTRLLKDEGIIRHKGKIEAVINNAKMAQEIVRTHGSLAAYIWSFEPDKKDLATPQTASTSAASIALSKALKKQGWKFVGPTTVYAFMQAMGLINDHAVGCIIRSKVEAKRRSFKKP
- a CDS encoding YciI family protein, encoding MFIILLKFINRDRAGAFMEGHMQWLKQGFEDGIFILAGGIKPQLGGAIIAKNSSFEIIQKRVDQDPFVIEKVVEAEILEISPSKLDERFADLLKA
- a CDS encoding TetR/AcrR family transcriptional regulator, yielding MPLEKSTREHIVESADVLFYQRGFEHTSFADIANEVKISRGNFYHHFKTKDEILESVIKLRLHRTQEMLNRWEADGQNPAERIGKFLHMLVMNQAKIKLYGCPVGTLCTELAKMDHASKTHANKLMSLFRTWLGKQFAAAGCKKEADELALHILARSQGIATLANTFHDEKFIKNEVRQMEEWLQSKIS